Proteins co-encoded in one Aspergillus luchuensis IFO 4308 DNA, chromosome 6, nearly complete sequence genomic window:
- a CDS encoding bifunctional molybdopterin adenylyltransferase MobB/molybdopterin molybdotransferase MoeA family protein (COG:H;~EggNog:ENOG410PIEQ;~InterPro:IPR005111,IPR005110,IPR036425,IPR036688, IPR008284,IPR036135,IPR001453,IPR038987;~PFAM:PF03453,PF03454,PF00994;~TransMembrane:1 (o578-601i);~go_process: GO:0006777 - Mo-molybdopterin cofactor biosynthetic process [Evidence IEA];~go_process: GO:0032324 - molybdopterin cofactor biosynthetic process [Evidence IEA]) produces MADNTLKAAILIVSDTASQDPSTDRVGDTLTTVISAEGSNNWGTAVIKIVPDNVLEIQRSICDWTDGPNWVNLVVVSGGTGFATKDITPEAVSPLIHRHASGLVHGMIAASLKVTPFAMMSRPVAGVRDKTLIVTVPGSPKGAKENLEAIIKLLPHACSQAAGANSRALHAGGVKKLEAEAGVSAPSPSGSKADHHHHHHHHHHGGHDHSHGHAVPRAHTSPSERPQSNDPNAGPNRRYRESPYPMLSVDEALKLISQHTPEPTIIEAPVTTALVGSVIAEDVYAREAVPAYRASIVDGYAVIAPESPDAGPNTKGIFPVASITHANEGGILSPLEPGTIARITTGAPLPPNANAVVMVEDTVLASSTPDGQEEATVEILTGDIKPQENVREPGSDVALGSCILRKGDLITSVGGEIGLLAATGTQTVKVYKKPCIGVLSTGDELVEHNDPRKLQGGQIRDSNRPSLLSCLTSWGFPTVDLGIARDTPVGELEQSLRDALRGVGKAQSSVDVIITTGGVSMGELDLLKPTIERSLGGTIHFGRVSMKPGKPTTFATIPFKPSSTPSSSQQQQERETKLIFSLPGNPASALVTLNLFVLPSLHKLMGMEQRKITPAGISPPLGLPLVSVALAHPFPVDKKRTEYHRAIVTASREDGRLYAMSTGLEGVGQRSSRVGSLASANALLVLKPGTGKVEKGSLVEALMMGAVVPEK; encoded by the exons ATGGCAGACAACACCCTCAAAGCGGCGATCTTGATCGTCTCAGATACCGCCTCGCAAGATCCATCCACAGACAGAGTGGGAGACACACTGACTACCGTCATCTCAGCCGAAGGGTCGAATAACTGGGGCACGGCCGTTATCAAGATCGTCCCCGATAATGTGTTGGAGATCCAACGCTCCATTTGTGACTGGACTGATGGTCCAAACTGGGTCAATCTTGTGGTCGTAAGCGGTGGTACTGGGTTTGCTACCAAGGATATCACGCCTGAG GCCGTATCGCCTCTCATCCATCGCCATGCATCTGGCCTGGT ACACGGCATGATTGCAGCTTCTCTCAAAGTCACCCCTT TTGCAATGATGTCTCGCCCTGTTGCAGGTGTGCGAGACAAGACGTTGATAGTCACTGTACCCGGATCTCCCAAAGGGGCCAAGGAGAACCTCGAAGCAATCATCAAGCTCTTGCCGCATGCGTGTAGCCAGGCGGCTGGCGCAAACTCCAGAGCCCTGCACGCAGGCGGGGTCAAGAAACTGGAAGCCGAGGCAGGGGTGTCTGCGCCATCTCCCTCTGGCAGCAAGGcagaccatcaccatcaccaccaccatcatcatcacggaGGACATGATCATAGTCATGGACATGCCGTTCCCCGCGCACATACTTCCCCGTCAGAACGTCCCCAATCAAACGACCCTAACGCCGGCCCAAACCGTCGATACCGCGAGTCTCCGTACCCAATGCTCTCTGTTGACGAAGCGCTTAAACTGATCAGTCAACACACGCCCGAACCGACAATCATTGAAGCTCCGGTGACAACCGCTCTCGTTGGATCCGTCATTGCCGAAGATGTCTACGCCCGGGAAGCCGTGCCCGCATACCGTGCCAGTATCGTCGACGGCTACGCCGTCATCGCCCCCGAATCACCCGATGCCGGGCCCAACACCAAGGGGATCTTCCCCGTGGCATCTATAACCCACGCCAACGAAGGAGGCATTCTATCCCCCCTCGAACCCGGTACCATCGCGCGAATCACCACCGGCGCACCGCTTCCCCCCAACGCCAACGCCGTAGTAATGGTCGAAGACACGGTCCTCGCCTCCTCGACCCCCgacggccaagaagaagcaaccgTCGAGATCCTAACCGGCGACATCAAGCCCCAAGAAAACGTCCGCGAACCAGGCAGCGACGTAGCTCTGGGGTCCTGCATCCTCCGCAAAGGCGACCTGATCACCTCAGTAGGCGGCGAGATCGGCCTTCTGGCCGCAACAGGGACCCAGACCGTGAAAGTCTACAAGAAACCCTGTATCGGAGTCCTCAGCACAGGCGACGAACTCGTCGAACACAACGACCCTCGCAAGCTCCAAGGCGGCCAAATCCGTGACTCGAATCGCCCgtccctcctctcctgccTCACCTCCTGGGGCTTCCCCACCGTCGACCTCGGCATCGCCCGCGACACTCCAGTCGGAGAACTCGAGCAAAGCCTCCGCGACGCCCTCAGAGGCGTCGGCAAAGCCCAATCCAGCGTCGACGTAATCATCACGACCGGCGGCGTCTCAATGGGCGAACTCGACCTCCTCAAACCCACCATCGAGCGTTCCCTCGGCGGAACCATTCACTTCGGCCGCGTCTCCATGAAACCAGGCAAACCTACCACCTTCGCCACAATCCCATTCAAgccctcctccacaccatcatcatcacagcagcaacaagaacGCGAAACCAaactcatcttctccctccccggtAATCCTGCCTCCGCGCTCGTCACCCTCAATCTCTTCGTACTGCCCTCCCTCCACAAGCTCATGGGCATGGAACAGCGCAAGATCACCCCCGCTGGGATCTCCCCGCCCCTCGGCCTTCCGCTTGTGTCTGTGGCGCTGGCGCATCCGTTCCCCGTTGATAAGAAACGCACTGAGTATCATCGAGCCATTGTTACGGCGTCGCGCGAGGATGGTCGGCTCTATGCTATGAGTACGGgattggagggggtgggacAGCGTAGCTCCAGAGTGGGTAGTTTGGCGAGTGCGAATGCGTTGTTGGTGCTGAAGCCGGGGACTGGgaaggtggagaaggggtCGTTGGTTGAGgcgttgatgatgggggCTGTGGTGCCGGAGAAATGA
- a CDS encoding DDHD family phospholipase (COG:I,U;~EggNog:ENOG410PH35;~InterPro:IPR004177,IPR029058;~go_function: GO:0046872 - metal ion binding [Evidence IEA]), which produces MTTGPIHTYGPSCLLAEDDPDLSAWLSSDKPPSVRPQFFYTSTLAIDDPLAALPPPTSGQGSGNEWAPLQPFSVRDNAALEDSWKQLQQTIRKELDAKYKSQSGTSSTRNSGIDVPGRGFSVDPGKLKQKGLHDTSLAGSQKSSAGAPSRSLDDQLPPSSQIRSRIEASKAGVNNKGSRERSRTLGSSLDGGPTAGTGVRRKLEPPFNDKFGSVETKANEVLTSDDAGADGAESTSPRSYPSRDVSISGSPFARAPVSPRHSPLGRSVESISSKDGNQDSLIDPPTQSVPKPSGLRTTIRQASPDEDDGETGEADPVEEPRHKVPVGASRLHLVELPSLKMKPIYWSPLHDISSVFRATWFYKNTMLPVETELANRLEDGYNYLKPWTETWQDELNSCVENGADAELKIVHKLWPKENTTRPPTAMAAPGSETRSSTSRLSNEDKRKRPEIMPLDLNRAAGSTSAQSDTVKPFLNSSVIYADARNAQILRPSLLPSVSRGRKPLSAIRKGRQIGIPVIRGFSRRLWDRLHPSKPSPVDVRNYLRSTQSRAMSTTSIEPICYACAIEELRPAPTDLVLVIHGIGQKLSERMESFHFTHAINAFRRQINVELNSEPVWPHVRPGHGGIMALPVNWRSTLSLDEANLESPAGEDPAANHYSLDDITPQTIPAVRSLISDVMLDIPYYLSHHKPKMIRAVVKEANRIFRLWCENNPGFQQNGRVHLLAHSLGSAMALDILTHQPTKIPTFNFSKTEVHGDIFEFDTKNLFICGSPAGFFLLLNKANLLPRRGRDKPGCEGDDRLRGVAGEADTYGCLAVDNLYNIMHTTDPIAYHVNAAVDSGLARSLRPASIPTSAASFWQSVGSVFRWSTPPALLPSTTTVPTRPATLNKLPTNVELETHDFTHEEIAEKRMFLLNDNGQIDYFLSGGGGPLNIQYLNMLSAHSSYWTLTDFVRFIVIEVARKQGREYTLPVLRAAKKKGWKIHKG; this is translated from the exons ATGACGACCGGCCCTATCCATACCTACGGCCCTTCTTGTTTACTCGCGGAAGACGACCCCGATCTCTCTGCCTGGCTTTCTTCGGATAAACCACCTAGCGTTCGCCCGCAGTTCTTTTACACGTCCACCCTTGCAATCGACGATCCGTTGGCtgcccttcctcctccaactagCGGTCAAGGTTCGGGGAATGAGTGGGCTCCGCTCCAGCCTTTCTCAGTCAGGGATAATGCCGCCCTGGAAGATTCTTGGAAACAATTGCAGCAGACCATAAGGAAAGAGCTCGATGCGAAATACAAATCTCAAAGTGGTACTTCGTCAACTAGGAACTCGGGCATCGATGTACCAGGCCGGGGGTTTTCTGTGGATCCGGGGAAATTGAAACAAAAGGGACTACATGACACAAGCTTGGCTGGTAGCCAGAAGAGCTCTGCCGGTGCCCCTTCACGCTCCTTGGATGACCAATTACCTCCCAGCTCTCAAATACGGTCCAGAATTGAAGCTAGTAAGGCTGGCGTAAACAACAAAGGGTCTCGAGAAAGGTCACGCACACTTGGTAGTAGCTTAGATGGCGGTCCTACAGCCGGCACAGGTGTACGACGCAAACTGGAGCCGCCTTTCAATGACAAGTTCGGTTCGGTAGAAACTAAGGCTAATGAAGTACTAACAAGTGACGATGCAGGAGCTGATGGCGCAGAAAGCACCAGTCCGCGAAGCTATCCTTCGCGCGATGTGAGCATCAGTGGTTCCCCTTTTGCCAGAGCTCCAGTCTCTCCCAGACACAGCCCATTAGGCCGGTCGGTGGAATCTATATCGTCGAAAGATGGGAACCAGGATTCCTTGATCGATCCACCCACTCAATCTGTACCGAAACCATCGGGATTACGGACGACGATTCGACAGGCCTCtcccgacgaggatgatggtgaaacGGGAGAAGCCGACCCGGTTGAGGAGCCACGGCACAAAGTTCCCGTAGGTGCATCTCGGCTTCATCTGGTTGAATTACCGAGTCTCAAG ATGAAACCGATTTACTGGAGCCCCCTACATGATATTTCGAGCGTATTTCGTGCGACGTGGTTCTACAAGAATACTATGCTACCCGTGGAGACCGAACTCGCCAATAGATTGGAAGATGGCTACAACTACCTGAAACCATGGACCGAAACATGGCAAGATGAACTTAATAGCTGCGTTGAGAATGGTGCCGATGCCGAATTGAAGATCGTACACAAGCTCTGGCCGAAAGAGAACACAACTAGACCACCTACTGCTATGGCTGCGCCAGGTTCTGAAACTCGAAGCTCGACCTCTCGTCTGTCGAACGAAGACAAGCGCAAAAGACCTGAAATCATGCCGTTAGATCTCAACCGAGCTGCGGGTAGTACATCCGCGCAATCCGACACTGTCAAGCCGTTCTTGAATTCTAGCGTCATCTACGCTGACGCGAGAAACGCACAGATTCTCCGGCCTAGCCTTCTTCCATCTGTGTCAAGGGGACGCAAGCCGCTCAGTGCGATCCGTAAAGGGAGACAAATTGGTATTCCTGTGATTCGCGGCTTTAGTAGACGATTATGGGACCGACTACACCCGAGCAAACCCAGCCCAGTAGACGTGAGGAACTACCTGCGGAGCACCCAATCTCGAGCGATGTCGACGACATCCATTGAGCCCATTTGCTATGCATGTGCGATAGAGGAATTGCGGCCTGCTCCAACAGATTTGGTGCTAGTCATACACGGTATTGGCCAGAAACTGTCGGAACGGATGGAGAGCTTTCACTTCACCCATGCTATCAATGCCTTTCGGAGGCAAATTAACGTGGAGTTAAACAGCGAACCCGTCTGGCCACATGTGCGCCCAGGCCATGGAGGCATTATGGCCCTTCCTGTCAATTGGCGTTCTACCTTGTCCTTAGATGAAGCCAACCTGGAGTCTCCAGCTGGGGAAGATCCCGCTGCGAATCACTATTCTCTAGACGATATCACGCCGCAGACGATACCGGCTGTCAGATCATTGATCAGCGATGTCATGCTGGACATCCCGTACTATCTGTCTCATCATAAGCCTAAGATGATACGAGCAGTAGTCAAAGAAGCTAACCGCATCTTTCGACTCTGGTGTGAGAACAACCCAGGATTCCAGCAGAACGGGCGGGTACATCTGCTTGCACATTCCCTGGGGAGCGCCATGGCCTTGGACATTCTCACTCATCAGCCAACGAAAATCCCAACCTTCAACTTTTCCAAAACCGAAGTTCACGGAGACATCTTCGAATTTGATACGAAGAACCTATTTATATGTGGCAGTCCGGCcggtttcttcctccttctcaacaaAG CGAACTTACTAcctcgacgaggacgagacaAACCCGGCTGTGAAGGCGACGATCGGCTTCGAGGCGTAGCAGGTGAAGCAGACACATACGGCTGTCTAGCCGTCGACAACCTATACAACATCATGCACACCACCGATC CAATCGCCTACCACGTCAACGCCGCCGTTGACAGCGGCCTCGCCAGATCCCTCCGACCCGCCTCCATCCCAACCTCCGCCGCATCCTTCTGGCAATCCGTAGGCAGCGTATTCCGCTGGAGCACACCCCCAGCTCTACtcccctcaaccaccaccgtcccCACCCGTCCAGCAACCCTCAACAAACTCCCCACCAACGTCGAACTAGAAACCCACGACTTCACACATGAAGAAATCGCCGAAAAGCGCATGTTCCTGCTTAACGACAACGGCCAGATCGACTACTTCCTCTctggcggcggcgggccCCTGAACATCCAATACCTGAATATGCTCAGCGCGCATAGCAGCTACTGGACCCTGACTGACTTCGTGCGCTTTATCGTCATCGAAGTCGCTCGCAAACAGGGCAGAGAATATACCCTGCCTGTGCTGagggcggcgaagaagaaggggtgGAAGATACATAAAGGCTGA
- a CDS encoding uncharacterized protein (COG:S;~EggNog:ENOG410PRRP) → MDMWNKSAQATTEMILSSEGSPSLSSPSSQSTHSGNEKSCVHREASASLLRECQCYADHHVPKQPCTLLQNGREHKPLYQTQDGLRTGQTALIENGDSFRNVLPRPVHPVEHYPHDQLDASCVEPALMPTKTTHKKLFGENGWLGCTADMKDLSRDTHKFRGLRGLGRKVIKQVEELVSDLLISFHSIDMLILIFQAEDVARAHPNPIIHATLRPRLVPESTIPISLDPPTQAKLYSEMEVMLCVSANKFLLGQYNEGRLSEESIRKVTNYWGSKNRPQVIEFQFDQATQRRLILANVRTLRFSGECSSNLVLLKSNLNNWKALSKEMGVRTFCFPDSAVRKHMHDIHKLLDMLDAPLTTYLTFEELQMSILSLMKSHLEKLCQVDGSHEKSHLPCRKYDGHHF, encoded by the coding sequence ATGGATATGTGGAACAAATCCGCCCAGGCCACAACTGAAATGATCCTCTCCTCAGAAGGCTCGCCAagtctctcctctccgtcatcaCAGTCGACCCATTCCGGAAACGAAAAGTCTTGTGTCCATCGAGAAGCATCTGCATCTCTGCTGAGAGAATGCCAGTGCTATGCCGACCATCACGTCCCTAAGCAGCCATGCACCTTGCTCCAGAACGGAAGAGAGCATAAGCCTTTGTATCAGACCCAAGACGGGCTTCGAACTGGACAAACTGCTCTGATCGAGAATGGTGATAGTTTCAGAAACGTGCTCCCCCGTCCTGTCCACCCCGTTGAGCACTATCCGCATGATCAGCTAGATGCGTCCTGTGTGGAACCTGCCCTCATGCCAACAAAGACCACGCACAAGAAGCTCTTCGGTGAGAACGGCTGGCTTGGATGCACTGCCGACATGAAGGATTTGTCGAGGGACACTCACAAGTTCAGAGGCTTGAGAGGTCTGGGCAGGAAGGTTATCAAGCAAGTGGAAGAACTCGTAAGTGACCTTCTTATCTCATTTCACAGTATAGACATGCTGATATTGATATTTCAGGCCGAGGATGTGGCCAGGGCTCACCCAAACCCCATTATCCATGCCACCCTTCGCCCAAGGCTTGTCCCCGAATCAACCATTCCCATCTCGCTAGATCCTCCGACACAGGCCAAGCTATACTCAGAAATGGAGGTCATGCTCTGTGTCAGCGCCAATAAGTTCCTTCTCGGACAATACAATGAGGGCCGTCTGTCTGAAGAGTCGATTCGCAAGGTCACCAACTACTGGGGATCGAAAAACCGGCCTCAGGTCATTGAGTTCCAGTTCGACCAGGCCACCCAGCGCCGGCTGATTCTGGCAAATGTCCGAACTCTGCGCTTCAGCGGCGAATGTTCATCTAATCTAGTTCTCCTCAAGTCGAACTTGAATAATTGGAAGGCACTCAGTAAGGAGATGGGCGTTCGCACGTTCTGTTTCCCCGATAGCGCTGTTCGCAAGCACATGCATGACATTCATAAATTGCTGGATATGCTGGACGCACCCCTTACCACCTACCTCACGTTCGAAGAGCTCCAGATGAGCATACTTTCCTTGATGAAGTCTCATCTCGAGAAGCTTTGCCAGGTCGATGGTAGCCATGAGAAGTCGCATCTCCCCTGTCGAAAGTACGATGGACATCATTTTTAA
- a CDS encoding CXXC motif containing zinc binding protein (BUSCO:EOG09264X31;~COG:A;~EggNog:ENOG410PP1C;~InterPro:IPR008584;~PFAM:PF05907) yields the protein MLSLVLSAELSGVTDLRPKDTEEEPYYYTFKVQCTSCRETHPNWVSFNRFEQHEIPGSRGEANFVWKCKLCQKTHSASITAGPNVYEADEKRTAKKVIEIDCRGLEFTEFKADGDWEAKGAESSTPFTGIDLSEGEWYDYDEKAGDEVSIKEINFQVGRA from the exons ATGCTTTCCCTCGTCCTATCTGCCGAACTCAGCGG CGTCACCGACCTCCGTCCCAAGGACACTGAGGAAGAGCCCTACTACTACACTTTCAAAGTGCAATGCACCTCTTGCCGTGAAACTCACCCCAACTGGGTCAGCTTCAACCGCTTC GAGCAGCACGAGATTCCCGGTAGTAGGGGCGAGGCGAACTTTGTCTGGAAATGCAAGCTGTGCCAG AAAACCCATTCTGCCTCTATCACTGCCGGCCCCAATGTCTACGAGGCGGATGAGAAGCGCACTGCGAAGAAGGTGATTGAAATCGACTGCAGAGGATTGGAGTTTACGGAGTTTAAGGCTGAT GGTGATTGGGAAGCAAAGGGAGCCGAGTCCTCTACTCCTTTCACCGGCATTGATTTGTCGGAGGGAGAGTGGTATGACTACGATGAGAAGGCTGGAGATGAGGTTTCGATTAAGGAGATTAACTTCCAGGTCGGAAGGGCGTAA
- a CDS encoding small nuclear ribonucleoprotein F (COG:A;~EggNog:ENOG410PS3G;~InterPro:IPR016487,IPR010920,IPR034100,IPR001163;~PFAM:PF01423;~go_component: GO:0005681 - spliceosomal complex [Evidence IEA];~go_component: GO:0005732 - small nucleolar ribonucleoprotein complex [Evidence IEA];~go_process: GO:0000387 - spliceosomal snRNP assembly [Evidence IEA];~go_process: GO:0000398 - mRNA splicing, via spliceosome [Evidence IEA]) has protein sequence MSFNPVNPRPFLQARVGTEVIIRLKWGQTEYKGKLESIDSYMNVLLRDTEEFIDGKNTGTLGLVLIRCNNILWMGSADSVEMTDLGLR, from the exons ATGAGT TTCAACCCTGTCAACCCCCGGCCTTTCCTTCAGGCTAG AGTCGGTACCGAGGTCATCATCCGTCTCAAGTGGGGTCAAACGGAATACAAGGGCAAGCTTGAGAGCATCGATTCGTACATGAACGTGCTGCTCCGTGATACGGAAGAGTTCATCGATGGAAAGAACACGGGAACATTGGGTCTGGTGCTGATTAG GTGTAACAACATCCTCTGGATGGGCTCAGCGGACAGCGTGGAAATGACGGACCTGGGACTACGATAG
- a CDS encoding uncharacterized protein (SECRETED:SignalP(1-18)) produces the protein MSALLVLWLGTAITLCTLHDELLIKWWLYPHWGVWYRYRGPGANPPLLNALLARLSPRNSTVLDPLFITYLVWFIDLYPATALDTPVRTQCATICNGCAFP, from the coding sequence ATGTCAGCCTTGCTGGTGCTGTGGCTTGGAACAGCAATCACTCTTTGCACACTTCATGATGAACTCCTCATCAAGTGGTGGCTGTATCCCCATTGGGGTGTATGGTACCGCTACCGTGGCCCGGGTGCCAATCCCCCCCTACTCAATGCGCTTCTGGCTCGGCTGAGCCCGCGGAACTCGACAGTCTTAGACCCGCTTTTCATCACCTACCTCGTATGGTTTATCGACCTATATCCAGCGACTGCTCTTGATACTCCTGTTCGTACCCAGTGCGCTACTATCTGCAATGGGTGTGCGTTTCCCTGA
- a CDS encoding uncharacterized protein (InterPro:IPR025700,IPR036188) → MTNSEFVDRQTKEGENDESMLHVQADALIVATGNSQVPNGVPSQLAGFKDRIVHSSAYDESFMQEVADKKLRVLIVGGGESSADISADLCDQSPNLTVWLRRPPCAAMRYLNRLDETQQIKANQTVDFPTCEFSLPDGTKQRREFDIILLCHSFRTEFSWLHLPDGIPFSANPRSRFLHCFPEGLGDCLFFLGYARPGKGGIPSAAEMPESIYRIVAAW, encoded by the exons ATGACAAACAGTGAGTTTGTCGATAGACAGACGAAAGAGGGTGAGAATGATGAGTCCATGCTCCACGTGCAGGCGGATGCCCTTATTGTTGCGACAGGGAATAGCCAAGTTCCGAACGGTGTGCCTTCACAGCTGGCAGGATTCAAGGACAGGATCGTCCATTCCAGCGCGTACGATGAATCCTTCATGCAGGAAGTTGCGGACAAGAAGCTTAGGGTTCTGATCGTGGGAGGCGGCGAGAGCAGTGCCGATATCTCGGCAGACCTATGTGACCAGTCGCCTAATTTGACGGTGTGGTTGCGACGTCCACCCTGCGCGGCCATGCGCTACCTTAACAGGCTTGATGAGACGCAACAAATAAAAGCCAACCAAACCGTGGACTTCCCC ACCTGTGAATTTAGCCTGCCAGACGGGACCAAGCAACGGCGCGAATTTGATATCATCTTGCTCTGCCATAGCTTCCGAACGGAATTCTCTTGGCTTCATCTCCCTGATGGCATTCCTTTCTCGGCGAACCCACGATCCCGGTTTCTGCATTGCTTCCCGGAGGGACTGGGTGactgtctcttcttcttgggctaCGCACGGCCTGGCAAGGGAGGCATCCCTTCTGCGGCCGAGATGCCTGAGTCGATATATCGCATTGTTGCTGCGTGGTGA
- a CDS encoding uncharacterized protein (COG:T;~EggNog:ENOG410PJP7;~InterPro:IPR000719,IPR011009;~PFAM:PF07714,PF00069;~go_function: GO:0004672 - protein kinase activity [Evidence IEA];~go_function: GO:0005524 - ATP binding [Evidence IEA];~go_process: GO:0006468 - protein phosphorylation [Evidence IEA]): MTWRYRVLPQVSRRLHYSRPLLQLPLWPVRNYSHSTHPLLDPTEKLEEETLPWYSPERFYPVKVGEVFQTRYQVVGKLGYGGYSTIWLCRDLWLVESYPIHNRCGKSDLVSPDSQRSKYVTLKVLECNSPEAQREMSAYDHLNSRNVPDHAGAKLIRRALDSFQIASEKGTFGCLIHPPLGMSMHEFRTQLKARVLPESIVKLTLIHLLLALDYLHMEAGIVHTDIQERNIMMGIEDSSILSHFEEEERSNPSPRKFAGDREIYTSRKLRKTKQHGRPTLCDFGQARFGSSFYSGDIQPYIYRAPEVILRLPWNEKVDIWNIGVLTWDIFQQGHLFYGRDPNQSPSDAHHLAEMVAIMGLPPKEMVQNSEYATTFFDVEGNWKGAVDIPGISLEKLEGNLQGESQQLFLRFLGETLKWNPDERPSARDLLDDPWLRST, from the exons ATGACCTGGAGATACCGCGTGTTACCTCAGGTATCCAGACGGCTTCACTACAGTCGTCCCCTGCTCCAACTTCCTCTCTGGCCCGTGCGGAATTACTCCCATTCAACTCACCCTCTCCTCGATCCAACCGAAAAGCTCGAGGAAGAAACCCTGCCATGGTACTCACCCGAGAGATTCTATCCTGTAAAAGTTGGTGAGGTATTCCAAACGCGGTATCAAGTCGTTGGAAAACTGGGCTACGGGGGTTACTCAACCATCTGGTTGTGCAGGGATCTGTGGTTAGTCGAATCCTACCCTATCCACAATCGATGCGGTAAGTCTGACCTAGTTAGTCCGGATAGTCAGCGCAGCAAATATGTCACGCTGAAGGTCTTGGAGTGCAATTCGCCAGAAGCACAAAGAGAGATGTCAGCCTACGATCATCTAAATTCGCGTAATGTACCAGATCATGCTGGTGCCAAGCTTATCCGAAGAGCATTGGATAGCTTCCAGATCGCATCCGAGAAAGGCACGTTCGGAtgtctcatccatccaccccttGGAATGAGTATGCACGAATTTCGCACCCAACTCAAGGCCAGAGTACTTCCCGAGAGTATAGTCAAGTTGACTTTAAtacatcttcttcttgctctggaTTATCTCCATATGGAGGCTGGAATTGTTCATACAG ATATCCAAGAAAGGAACATCATGATGGGAATTGAAGACTCTTCTATTCTATCTCacttcgaagaagaagaaagatccAATCCCAGCCCTCGCAAATTTGCTGGCGATCGGGAGATCTACACATCCCGGAAACTCAGAAAAACCAAGCAACATGGTCGTCCAACGCTATGCGATTTCGGCCAGGCTCGCTTTGGATCGAGCTTCTACTCTGGGGATATTCAGCCTTATATATACCGGGCGCCTGAGGTAATATTGCGATTGCCCTGGAATGAGAAGGTGGACATTTGGAATATTGGAGTATTG ACTTGGGATATCTTCCAACAAGGACATCTATTCTACGGTCGAGATCCTAACCAAAGCCCTTCTGATGCTCATCATCTCGCTGAAATGGTTGCTATTATGGGACTGCCACCGAAAGAAATGGTGCAGAACAGCGAATATGCAACCACGTTCTTCGACGTCGAGG GAAATTGGAAGGGAGCTGTTGACATCCCTGGTATCTCTCTAGAGAAGCTTGAAGGAAATCTGCAAGGTGAATCACAGCAACTCTTCCTCCGGTTCCTTGGGGAAACCCTCAAATGGAATCCCGATGAGCGGCCATCAGCAAGAGACCTTTTAGATGATCCCTGGCTACGGTCAACATAA